In Dromiciops gliroides isolate mDroGli1 chromosome 5, mDroGli1.pri, whole genome shotgun sequence, the following are encoded in one genomic region:
- the REP15 gene encoding rab15 effector protein, whose protein sequence is MGQKPSQEVTQQDKPDLIAVCDIFSRAVVYAAQKLKDYLGFEDPQSKLSPDSNTLNEIFLIHFISFCHENGMDEKITTNKMTKNQALLFGADWIWTFWGPHKEILFQLAVQTLQMSTALHIESNPCDLLSKEAAVDVRSRGGNRFEKMEEFCDLIGEDCLGLLIIFGVPGKPKDIRGVLLDSIKNEKIQNFLSGEKAVKYFILNTKNCLSTKELLENYLCKSDRLNKMGKVYINFL, encoded by the coding sequence ATGGGCCAAAAACCATCCCAAGAAGTGACTCAGCAGGACAAGCCTGATCTCATTGCTGTGTGTGACATTTTCAGTCGAGCTGTGGTCTATGCTGCTCAGAAACTGAAGGACTATcttggatttgaagatcctcAAAGCAAACTGTCCCCAGATTCCAACACACTGAATGAGatctttttaattcattttattagtTTCTGCCACGAAAATGGAATGGATGAGAAGATTACTACCAATAAAATGACCAAGAATCAGGCCTTGTTGTTTGGGGCTGATTGGATCTGGACCTTCTGGGGACCTCATAAAGAAATCCTATTCCAGCTGGCTGTACAGACTTTACAGATGTCCACAGCCCTCCATATCGAATCCAATCCCTGTGACCTGCTCAGCAAGGAAGCGGCAGTAGATGTGCGTTCGAGGGGGGGAAATCGGTTTGAGAAGATGGAAGAATTCTGTGATTTGATAGGTGAGGACTGTCTGGGTTTACTTATCATCTTTGGTGTTCCAGGAAAGCCTAAAGACATCAGAGGAGTTCTCTTGGACagtattaaaaatgagaaaattcagaactTCCTGTCAGGAGAAAAGGCTgtcaaatattttatcttaaacaCAAAGAACTGTCTGTCTACCAAAGAACTGTTAGAAAACTACCTGTGTAAAAGTGATAGACTGAATAAGATGGGCAAGGTTTATATTAATTTTCTCTGA